The genome window ATCGCAGTTGCCATGGCTGGCGGCGCTTTCTACCTGAACACGCCGAAAGTTGTGAAAGTTGAACTGAAAGGCAAGCTGCAGCCGTGGGTAGCAGCGAAAGACATCATCCTCGAAGTGCTGCGCATCATGACCGTTAAAGGCGGCGTTGGCAAAATCGTTGAGTACACCGGCGAAGGCGTTGCATCGCTGACCGTTCCGGAGCGCGCTACCATCACCAACATGGGCGCGGAGCTGGGTGCTACCACCTCCATCTTCCCGTCTGATGAAAACACCCGCGTCTACCTGGAAGCACAAGGCCGCGGCGCTGACTACACCGCTCTGGCTGCTGACCCGGATGCGACCTACGATGAAGAGATCATCATCGACCTGAACACGCTGGCACCGAACATCGCACAACCGCACTCCCCGGACAACGTGGCTCCGGTTCCGGAACTGTCCGGCCAAAAGATTCCGGTCAACCAAGTAGCGGTCGGTTCCTGCACCAACTCCTCCTACGTTGACCTGATGCGTCTCGCGGCGGTTCTCAAGGGCAAGACCGTACACCCGAACGTATCCCTGGTTGTGTCCCCGGGCTCCAAGCAAGTGTTCGAAATGATCGCTCGCAACGGCGCACTGGCTGACATCCTCGCTTCCGGCGCTCGTATCCTCGAGTCCGCTTGCGGTCCGTGCATCGGCATGGGTCAGGCACCGTCCTCCGGCGCAGTATCCGTACGTTCCTTCAACCGCAACTTCGAAGGCCGTTCCGGCACCGCCGATGCAAAAGTATACCTGGCATCTGTTGAAACCTGTGCAGCAGCAGCTGTGACCGGTTACATCGCAGACCCGCGTGAACTGGGCGACCTGCCGTCCGTGGAAATGCCGAATCAATACCTGATCGACGACCGCCTCGTGCTGGCTCCGTCCGAGCAGCCGGACAGCGTCGATGTTGTCCGCGGCCCGAACATCAAGCCGCTGCCGGTCAACACCGAGCTGGCTGAAGCGCTGACCGCTCCGGTCTCCCTGAAAGTCGGCGACAACATCACCACCGACCACATCATGCCGGCCGGCGCGAAAGTGCTGCCGCTGCGCTCCAACATCCCGGCGATCTCCGAGCACGTATACGTGCGCGTTGACCCGAACTTCCCGTCCCGCGCGAAGGAACTGGGCAAATCGGTGATCGTTGGCGGCCACAACTACGGCCAAGGCTCTTCCCGTGAACATGCTGCGCTCGCTCCGATGTACCTCGGCGTGAAAGCGGTCATCGTGAAGTCCTACGCTCGTATCCACCGTGCGAACCTGATCAACTTCGGTCTGCTCCCGCTCACCTTCGTGAACGAAGCTGACTACGATGCGATCGAACAAGGCGACGAAATCGCAATCGACAACCTGCGCGACCAGATCCTCGCAGGCAACGAACTGACTGCGAAAAACGTCACCAAAGGCACCGAATTCAAGGTAACCCATGACCTGACCGGACGTCAGATTGACATCATCCTGGCAGGCGGCCTGCTCAACTACACCAAATCGCAAGCGGTTTAATGAACGGCTGACGATTTGCTCACACTAAGGGGGAGCGACAAGCTTCCCCCTTTTCGTTGCAAAATTGCTCCCTTCGACCGATTGCTTATCAGACATATGAGGTGAACACCATGGAAAAATTCACAGTTGTAGTAATGGAAGGCGACCAGACCGGTCAAGAACTGCTCGAGGAAGGCCTGCGCGTCCTCGACCCGGCGCTGATCGGCGTCAATCTGGAATTGGCGCGTTTCGACCTGTCGCTTGAGAACCGCCGCGCGACCAAGAACCAAGTCGTGCATGACGCAGCGGCTGCGATGAAAGAAAGCGGCTTCGGCTACAAAGCAGCGACGATCACGCCGGAGATCCCGGGCGACGTCGGTTCCCCGAACGCGATCCTGCGCAAAGGCATCGACGGCACCGTCATCGTCCGCACCGGCCGCCGCATCCCGGGCATCACGCCGGTCGCAGGCGTCTACGCTCCGATCTCCGTCGTCCGCATGGCGGTAGACGATGCATACGGCGCAAAAGAATGGCGCGAAGGCGAAGGCGTCGACGAGATCGCGTACCGCACCGAGAAGATCTCCCGCAAGATCTGCCGCGGTGTGGCGCAATACACGTTCGAACAAGCCCGCAAGACTAACGCGAAAGTATTCGGCGGCCCGAAATTCACCGTTTCTCCGGTCTACGAAGGCATGCTGAAAGAAGAGATGGACCTCGCTTCCAAGAGCTACGCTGACGTTAAATACGAGCCGCAGCTGATCGACGCGACCTACGCGCTCTTGATGAACACCTCCGGCGAGCCGCTCGTCATCCCGGCGCTGAACCGCGACGGCGACTGCCTGTCCGACCTCGTGCTGCAGATGTTCGGCTCGATCGCAGGTTCCGAGTCGATCCTGCTGGCGTTTGACGAGCAGCAAAACCCGAAAACCGTGATGGCAGAAGCGCCGCACGGCACCGCACCGGGCCTGTTTGGTAAAAATGTGGCCAACCCGATGGCGATGATCCTCGCAGCAGCGTCCCTGCTGACCTTCTTCAATACCAAAGAAGCGGATCTCGCATCCCGTGCGATCTACGAATCGACCCTCGAAGCGGTCGTGGAAGGCGTCCGCACCGCCGACCTCGGCGGCACCGCATCGACCACCGAATTCACCGACGAAGTCATCCGCCGCATGAAAACCAAACTCGAAGTATGGAAGACCCTCGCGTAAGCACACGCAACAAAAGACCACCCGGCGCACTGCCGGGTGGTCTTTTGTGTATGCGCAATGCTTGGCACCTTGTCATATGCTGTAGATACAGACAGTACGACGGAGGTGAGATCGAATGGCGGACAACAAAAACGCCGATTGGCTGAAGCAGCTCTTCAACGAAGTGATGCGGCCCCCCAAGTGGATGAAAGAAGGCAAACGCCCGGGAGGAGCCAAAAAGCCATCCGGGGATGGAAAAAAGACTGAGGCTGACGTTTCGCACAAGCCGCAGAAACGTCAGCCCCCTGCCTGGTGGTCCTGGTCCCAATCGGACGGGGTACCCAAGGTGCGGCGCCGCAAGCGGGGGCGTTCCCAGCGCCTCCCGCAGCAAGTCCGAACATCCAAACCGGCCGTGAAAAAAGAGCGCATCTCCAACTCCCAAGGACGCCTGTCGCAAAGCGACCTTGGGAGCGCTCTTCCCGGCTCGGCAAGCGGCCTGCAGGCGCAGATCCGCCGCCATGGGTTCCATCCGTCTGTCTGCAAGTCGTTCGGGATCACACCGACCAAGGTCGAACCATTCGGGCCGGTGCTCCGCCTGCGCACCCAGCAAGGGCTGGTGGCCCTCAAGAAAAGCTACCTCCCGCCCGCACACATCCAATTCCTGCACCAGGCCTTTTTGTATTTGGAGCAAAAAAAATTTACCCGCTTCTCCCCGTTTGTGCTGACGCCGGACGGCAAACCTTACGCCACCGTCGGCGGTGACACCTACTATGCCACCCGCTGGATCCGCGGTCAGGAAGTCGATTTCCGCTCCATGCCGCAACTGGCATTGACGGCCAGAACCCTGGCCGATTTCCACGCTGCGTCGCGCGGCTTCGAGCCCAGCGGCTATGCCCCGCCGCCGATCTTCGACATGGTCGACCGGTTCAAAGACCGCCGTGACGAGCTCACCGAATGGAAGCGCCGGGCGTCGATCAAATCGCGCCCCGACGACATCGACAAAATCTACCTCAAACATGCCGACCACTACATCTCCCAAGCGGATCAAGCCTTGACCTTGCTGCGTCGCCCGCAGGTGCGGTCACATCTCCTGTTCGAAGAAGACGACCCGCCCTTGCTGCACCTCGACCTCACGCCGTACAACATGATCTACACGCCGAACCACCAAGTCGCACTGATCGACCTCGACTTTGCGGCGTTCGGCCCGCGCACGCTCGATCTGGCGCACTTCATGCGCCGCGGCCTGCAGCGCCAAGACTGGGACGATGCCGTATCCCGTCACGTCCTTGTCAACTACAATGCGGCGTCGCCGCTGCAGCCTGCCGAATACCAGATCCTGAGCGGCCTGCTGCGCTTCCCGCATCGATTTTGGCGAATCGGCTATCAGCATTACGACCTCGGCCATGACCCCAACCACCTCGGCTACTTCCAGCTTGCCGAAGCGGAAGAGAAAAAGCGCCTCGCCTTCCTCGACAAGTTCGATAAACAAATAACCCGGCCTTTCTAATCATGGAACTGAAAGGCCCGGTCCTCCGCTCTTGCCATCAGCGATCTTTCCCAAACGTCTCTTCCGAATACACCGCAATGCCATGGCGTCTCAACAACGCCGACGTCACACCGTCCCCTGGCATTTTCGCACCGGAGAAGCTGCCGTCATATATCACAGACGACCCGCACGACGGGCTCCGCTCTTTCAATATCGCTTCCTGTGCACCGACCAGTTGAGCCATCTTCAACGCCTGTTCCGCGCCCTTCACAAACTCCGCCGTCACATCCTCGCCCTGATCGGTCACCACCTTCGCCTTGCCGTCCAACACGTCTTCCCCTGTCCCGCCTACGATCTGCGCGGGAGGGCGCGGCGTGGACAAGCCGCCCAGTTGTTCCGGACAGACAAAAACAGCTTCTCCCTTTTCGACCATCTCTTGAAACTCGCGAATCAGATTGTCATCCCCGTCATA of Tumebacillus sp. BK434 contains these proteins:
- a CDS encoding aconitate hydratase, with translation MAKNLVQKILEAHLVSEKGEWTPGKEIAIRIDQTLTQDATGTMAYLQFEAMGVPQVKTELSVSYVDHNTLQSGFENADDHRFLQTVAAKHGIHFSRPGNGICHQVHLERFAKPGKTLLGSDSHTPTAGGMGSIAIGAGGLDIAVAMAGGAFYLNTPKVVKVELKGKLQPWVAAKDIILEVLRIMTVKGGVGKIVEYTGEGVASLTVPERATITNMGAELGATTSIFPSDENTRVYLEAQGRGADYTALAADPDATYDEEIIIDLNTLAPNIAQPHSPDNVAPVPELSGQKIPVNQVAVGSCTNSSYVDLMRLAAVLKGKTVHPNVSLVVSPGSKQVFEMIARNGALADILASGARILESACGPCIGMGQAPSSGAVSVRSFNRNFEGRSGTADAKVYLASVETCAAAAVTGYIADPRELGDLPSVEMPNQYLIDDRLVLAPSEQPDSVDVVRGPNIKPLPVNTELAEALTAPVSLKVGDNITTDHIMPAGAKVLPLRSNIPAISEHVYVRVDPNFPSRAKELGKSVIVGGHNYGQGSSREHAALAPMYLGVKAVIVKSYARIHRANLINFGLLPLTFVNEADYDAIEQGDEIAIDNLRDQILAGNELTAKNVTKGTEFKVTHDLTGRQIDIILAGGLLNYTKSQAV
- a CDS encoding isocitrate/isopropylmalate family dehydrogenase, which encodes MEKFTVVVMEGDQTGQELLEEGLRVLDPALIGVNLELARFDLSLENRRATKNQVVHDAAAAMKESGFGYKAATITPEIPGDVGSPNAILRKGIDGTVIVRTGRRIPGITPVAGVYAPISVVRMAVDDAYGAKEWREGEGVDEIAYRTEKISRKICRGVAQYTFEQARKTNAKVFGGPKFTVSPVYEGMLKEEMDLASKSYADVKYEPQLIDATYALLMNTSGEPLVIPALNRDGDCLSDLVLQMFGSIAGSESILLAFDEQQNPKTVMAEAPHGTAPGLFGKNVANPMAMILAAASLLTFFNTKEADLASRAIYESTLEAVVEGVRTADLGGTASTTEFTDEVIRRMKTKLEVWKTLA
- a CDS encoding CotS family spore coat protein, with the protein product MADNKNADWLKQLFNEVMRPPKWMKEGKRPGGAKKPSGDGKKTEADVSHKPQKRQPPAWWSWSQSDGVPKVRRRKRGRSQRLPQQVRTSKPAVKKERISNSQGRLSQSDLGSALPGSASGLQAQIRRHGFHPSVCKSFGITPTKVEPFGPVLRLRTQQGLVALKKSYLPPAHIQFLHQAFLYLEQKKFTRFSPFVLTPDGKPYATVGGDTYYATRWIRGQEVDFRSMPQLALTARTLADFHAASRGFEPSGYAPPPIFDMVDRFKDRRDELTEWKRRASIKSRPDDIDKIYLKHADHYISQADQALTLLRRPQVRSHLLFEEDDPPLLHLDLTPYNMIYTPNHQVALIDLDFAAFGPRTLDLAHFMRRGLQRQDWDDAVSRHVLVNYNAASPLQPAEYQILSGLLRFPHRFWRIGYQHYDLGHDPNHLGYFQLAEAEEKKRLAFLDKFDKQITRPF
- a CDS encoding DUF523 domain-containing protein, coding for MKVISACLVGCQCRYDGDDNLIREFQEMVEKGEAVFVCPEQLGGLSTPRPPAQIVGGTGEDVLDGKAKVVTDQGEDVTAEFVKGAEQALKMAQLVGAQEAILKERSPSCGSSVIYDGSFSGAKMPGDGVTSALLRRHGIAVYSEETFGKDR